A DNA window from Doryrhamphus excisus isolate RoL2022-K1 chromosome 2, RoL_Dexc_1.0, whole genome shotgun sequence contains the following coding sequences:
- the fam78ab gene encoding protein FAM78A isoform X1: MTRNIVAPVPMRLSPPQDLLWTVLWAVVLPDAMGCIQSIRCKPKTFRDSIAVLEVNTSIDSNPTSIDESSGVVLRYRTPHFRAQARVLVPPVAANETWTVGWIQACNHMEFYNTYGSKGMSSWELPDLRDGKIQAISDSDGVNYPWYGNTTETCTIVGPTKKDSKFSVSMNDNFYPSVTWGVPVSDSNVPQLSSIHRNQSFTTWLVAINQATSEAVVLQTIRWRMQLHIQVDPEQPLGLRAVLNQPVSQEQPQILGKNEPIPSNAMVKPNANDAQLLMWRPKVGDPVVVIPPKH; the protein is encoded by the exons ATGACCAGAAATATCGTTGCTCCTGTTCCCATGCGTCTTTCCCCTCCGCAGGATCTCCTGTGGACCGTGTTGTGGGCCGTGGTGCTTCCCGATGCCATGGGCTGCATCCAGAGTATCAGGTGCAAGCCCAAGACGTTCCGTGACAGCATCGCGGTCCTAGAAGTCAACACATCTATCGACTCCAACCCCACCAGCATTGACGAGTCGTCTGGCGTGGTTCTACGCTACCGGACGCCGCACTTCCGTGCCCAAGCCCGGGTCCTGGTGCCCCCCGTGGCCGCTAATGAGACGTGGACGGTCGGCTGGATTCAAGCTTGTAACCACATGGAGTTCTACAACACGTATGGCAGCAAAGGGAT GTCCAGTTGGGAGCTCCCCGATCTCCGCGATGGAAAGATCCAGGCCATCAGCGACTCAGATGGCGTCAATTACCCCTGGTACGGAAACACCACCGAGACCTGCACCATCGTCGGGCCCACCAAGAAGGACAGCAAGTTCAGCGTTAGCATGAATGACAATTTCTACCCTAGCGTCACCTGGGGCGTGCCGGTCAGCGACAGCAACGTACCTCAGCTCAGCAGCATCCACCGAAACCAGAGCTTCACCACCTGGTTGGTGGCCATCAACCAGGCCACCTCCGAGGCCGTCGTCCTGCAGACCATCCGCTGGAGGATGCAGCTTCACATACAAGTGGATCCGGAGCAGCCTCTGGGTCTAAGGGCAGTTCTAAACCAGCCCGTCTCCCAAGAACAGCCCCAGATCTTAGGCAAGAACGAGCCCATCCCATCCAACGCCATGGTCAAGCCCAACGCCAACGATGCACAGCTGCTTATGTGGCGACCCAAGGTGGGCGACCCCGTGGTGGTCATCCCACCCAAACACTGA
- the fam78ab gene encoding protein FAM78A isoform X2: protein MGCIQSIRCKPKTFRDSIAVLEVNTSIDSNPTSIDESSGVVLRYRTPHFRAQARVLVPPVAANETWTVGWIQACNHMEFYNTYGSKGMSSWELPDLRDGKIQAISDSDGVNYPWYGNTTETCTIVGPTKKDSKFSVSMNDNFYPSVTWGVPVSDSNVPQLSSIHRNQSFTTWLVAINQATSEAVVLQTIRWRMQLHIQVDPEQPLGLRAVLNQPVSQEQPQILGKNEPIPSNAMVKPNANDAQLLMWRPKVGDPVVVIPPKH from the exons ATGGGCTGCATCCAGAGTATCAGGTGCAAGCCCAAGACGTTCCGTGACAGCATCGCGGTCCTAGAAGTCAACACATCTATCGACTCCAACCCCACCAGCATTGACGAGTCGTCTGGCGTGGTTCTACGCTACCGGACGCCGCACTTCCGTGCCCAAGCCCGGGTCCTGGTGCCCCCCGTGGCCGCTAATGAGACGTGGACGGTCGGCTGGATTCAAGCTTGTAACCACATGGAGTTCTACAACACGTATGGCAGCAAAGGGAT GTCCAGTTGGGAGCTCCCCGATCTCCGCGATGGAAAGATCCAGGCCATCAGCGACTCAGATGGCGTCAATTACCCCTGGTACGGAAACACCACCGAGACCTGCACCATCGTCGGGCCCACCAAGAAGGACAGCAAGTTCAGCGTTAGCATGAATGACAATTTCTACCCTAGCGTCACCTGGGGCGTGCCGGTCAGCGACAGCAACGTACCTCAGCTCAGCAGCATCCACCGAAACCAGAGCTTCACCACCTGGTTGGTGGCCATCAACCAGGCCACCTCCGAGGCCGTCGTCCTGCAGACCATCCGCTGGAGGATGCAGCTTCACATACAAGTGGATCCGGAGCAGCCTCTGGGTCTAAGGGCAGTTCTAAACCAGCCCGTCTCCCAAGAACAGCCCCAGATCTTAGGCAAGAACGAGCCCATCCCATCCAACGCCATGGTCAAGCCCAACGCCAACGATGCACAGCTGCTTATGTGGCGACCCAAGGTGGGCGACCCCGTGGTGGTCATCCCACCCAAACACTGA